From Pleuronectes platessa chromosome 17, fPlePla1.1, whole genome shotgun sequence, one genomic window encodes:
- the coq8aa gene encoding atypical kinase COQ8A, mitochondrial produces MMAGDMMLLMRGLAKLSQAVVETQANTMRSGTGISGVGAAVQSVQSAAEQGLSVAMMKMQEMSGQQQMSYSESEFDFPQDDGTFAASEFSEEGGAFTESSSDTAAHPNEAVGGSHVSGKRSLFDGYKDPSKQFSGDTRSYHQDARHYIGQHHLYHHSVNRHMWSQLYCQHQGTQTRSYHQDPSTVGGLTAEDIEKARQSKRAEIKPHKQMLSERARERKVPVTRLSRLANFGGLAVGLGIGALAEVAKKTMRHSGIVGENKKAVLDSSPFLSEANAERIVRTLCKVRGAALKLGQMLSIQDDAFINPQLAKIFERVRQSADFMPIKQMTKALNTDLGPNWRDKLESFEERPFAAASIGQVHLARMKDGREVAMKIQYPGVAQSINSDVNNLMTVLSMSNALPDGLFPEHLIDVMRKELALECDYVREAQCAKKFSVLLKDHPFFYVPEVIDELSNKLVLTTELCSGFPLDQAESLSQELKNEICENILTLCLRELFEFRFMQTDPNWSNFFYDPNTHKVALLDFGATRGFDLAFTDLYIEVIRSAAEGDSEGVLKKSIEMKFLTGYESKAMINAHVDAVMILGEAFASTEPFDFSAQSTTERIHNLIPVMLKHRLTPPPEETYSLHRKMGGSFLICSRLNAKLQCNEMFQAACKKYWEGRTPPPRSA; encoded by the exons ATGATGGCCGGCGATATGATGCTACTGATGCGCGGCTTGGCGAAGCTAAGCCAGGCGGTTGTGGAGACGCAGGCCAATACCATGCGCAGTGGGACAG GAATCTCAGGTGTTGGTGCTGCAGTGCAGAGTGTCCAGTCGGCTGCAGAGCAAGGCCTCTCTGTGGCCATGATGAAAATGCAG GAGATGTCCGGCCAGCAGCAAATGTCTTATTCCGAGTCGGAGTTTGACTTCCCTCAGGATGACGGCACGTTCGCAGCTTCAGAGTTCAGCGAGGAGGGcggggccttcacggagagtaGCTCTGACACGGCAGCTCATCCCAATGAGGCCGTGGGGGGGAGCCATGTCAGCGGGAAGCGGTCTCTGTTCGACGGCTACAAAGATCCAAGCAAACAGTTCAGTGGCGACACCAGGTCTTACCACCAAGATGCCAG ACATTACATCGGGCAGCATCATCTCTACCATCACAGTGTGAATAGGCACATGTGGTCACAGCTATACTGTCAGCATCAGGGCACGCAGACCAGAAGCTATCACCAGGACCCGTCTACAGTCGGAGGTCTGACGGCCGAGGACATTGAGAAAGCCCGGCAGAGCAAGAGGGCGGAGATCAAACCACACAAGCAGATG TTGAGTGAGCGAGCCAGAGAGAGGAAAGTGCCTGTGACTCGGCTCAGCAGACTCGCCAACTTTGGAG gtCTGGCTGTAGGGTTGGGTATTGGAGCTCTGGCAGAAGTTGCCAAGAAGACCATGAGACACAGTGGTATAGTAG GTGAAAATAAGAAAGCCGTTCTGGACTCCAGCCCCTTCCTGTCCGAGGCGAACGCCGAGCGCATCGTCAGGACCCTCTGCAAAGTCCGAGGAGCCGCACTCAAACTGGGACAGATGCTCAGCATTCAAG acGATGCATTCATCAATCCTCAGCTCGCCAAGATCTTCGAGCGTGTCAGACAGAGTGCTGACTTCATGCCCATCAAACAAATGACT AAAGCATTGAACACTGACTTGGGTCCAAACTGGAGAGACAAACTGGAGTCGTTTGAGGAGCGTCCGTTTGCCGCAGCGTCCATCGGACAAGTTCACTTGGCGAGGATGAAGGATGGCAGGGAAGTAGCCATGAAAATACAG TACCCCGGTGTGGCTCAGAGTATCAACAGTGACGTCAACAACCTGATGACGGTGCTGAGCATGAGCAATGCTCTGCCTGACG GTTTGTTTCCAGAGCATCTGATCGACGTCATGAGGAAAGAGTTGGCGCTGGAGTGCGACTATGTTAGAGAAGCTCAGTGTGCAAAGAAATTCAG TGTGCTGCTGAAGGACCATCCATTCTTCTATGTGCCAGAGGTGATAGACGAGCTGAGCAACAAACTGGTCCTGACCACGGAGCTCTGCTCTGGGTTTCCTCTGGACCAGGCCGAGAGCCTCTCACAGGAGCTGAAAAACGAG ATCTGTGAGAACATCTTGACATTGTGCCTCCGAGAGTTGTTTGAGTTCAGATTCATGCAGACCGACCCAAACTGGTCCAACTTCTTCTAcgatccaaacacacacaag GTGGCGCTGTTGGACTTCGGTGCCACTAGAGGATTTGACCTGGCTTTCACCGACCTCTACATAGAG GTAATCCGTTCAGCTGCCGAGGGCGACAGTGAGGGAGTTCTGAAGAAATCTATCGAGATGAAGTTCCTAACTGGTTACGAGTCCAAG GCGATGATCAACGCCCACGTGGATGCCGTGATGATCCTCGGCGAGGCCTTCGCCTCCACGGAGCCCTTCGACTTCAGCGCTCAGTCCACCACGGAGAGAATCCACAACCTGATCCCCGTGATGCTCAAACACCGGCTCACCCCGCCCCCGGAGGAAACGTACTCGCTCCACCGCAAGATGGGCGGCTCCTTCCTCATCTGCTCGCGGCTGAACGCCAAGCTGCAGTGTAATGAGATGTTCCAAGCGGCGTGTAAGAAGTACTGGGAAGGCCGCACACCGCCCCCTCGCTCAGCGTAA